The Longimicrobiaceae bacterium genome has a window encoding:
- a CDS encoding roadblock/LC7 domain-containing protein, translating into MSQLDAALDAIRSHEGVDHALVLGRDGLLIQYAGAGGLDAETVSAMVPGIAAAAGALGVASGAGQAGTVVAKMESGVAVVSVLSPEIILAVLVRPGVGFAPLLRHLSENGPRLASLV; encoded by the coding sequence ATGTCCCAGCTAGACGCCGCTCTGGACGCCATCCGCAGCCATGAGGGGGTGGACCACGCGCTGGTGCTGGGCCGCGACGGGCTGCTCATCCAGTACGCGGGCGCCGGCGGGCTGGACGCCGAGACGGTCTCGGCGATGGTCCCCGGCATCGCCGCCGCGGCGGGCGCGCTGGGCGTGGCGTCGGGCGCGGGGCAGGCGGGCACGGTGGTGGCGAAGATGGAGAGCGGCGTGGCTGTCGTCTCCGTGCTCTCGCCCGAGATCATCCTGGCCGTGCTGGTGCGACCCGGCGTTGGCTTCGCGCCGCTGTTGCGCCACCTGTCCGAGAACGGCCCCCGCCTCGCCTCGCTGGTCTGA
- a CDS encoding response regulator — translation MTPEDAPSAPAADDGLPAATRRVLVADDEPHIGRIIQLKLEQGPYEVTLVPDGRAALDRLESDERIDVVLLDIMMPHATGLEVLAAARGLAHRRETPVIILTAKGQDADRRQAMELGATDFFTKPFSPKKLLARVDELFE, via the coding sequence ATGACCCCGGAAGACGCCCCGAGCGCCCCCGCAGCCGACGACGGCCTCCCCGCCGCCACCCGCCGCGTGCTGGTCGCCGACGACGAGCCGCACATCGGGCGCATCATCCAGCTCAAGCTGGAGCAGGGCCCGTACGAGGTGACGCTGGTGCCCGACGGCCGCGCCGCCCTGGACCGGCTGGAGAGCGACGAGCGCATCGACGTGGTGCTGCTCGACATCATGATGCCGCACGCCACCGGGCTGGAGGTGCTGGCCGCCGCCCGCGGCCTGGCGCACCGCCGCGAGACACCCGTCATCATCCTCACCGCCAAGGGCCAGGACGCCGACCGCCGCCAGGCCATGGAGCTGGGGGCCACCGACTTCTTCACCAAGCCCTTCAGCCCCAAGAAGCTTCTTGCGCGTGTCGACGAGCTCTTCGAGTAA
- a CDS encoding sugar phosphate nucleotidyltransferase: MSTSSSSNPHLWTVILAGGVGSRFWPVSTPSRPKQLLPLASDRPLIEDTVERILPLVPQERLRILTGAHLAGPILSALPRLGDGNLLLEPRAAGTAPVLAWAAAELERRDPDAVMVSLHADHVIAPASAFRELIARAADLAVEHGRLFTIGVPPTRAETGFGYIRQGDALESESAGDPGYRVARFVEKPDRETAEGYVASGEYLWNTGLFVWRAADLLDQIERHTPEMAELIPILREGGTEEFFRRTPSLSIDEGLLERSDKVGVVRATFDWDDVGAWDAVARTRPLDEAGNVVLGDAHAVDSTGSILYADDGPIVAFGVDDLVVVRTHGVTFVARRDRCADLKSMLARIPGELRNLA, encoded by the coding sequence GTGTCGACGAGCTCTTCGAGTAATCCCCACCTCTGGACCGTGATCCTGGCCGGCGGCGTGGGCTCGCGCTTCTGGCCCGTGAGCACGCCCTCGCGCCCCAAGCAGCTGCTGCCGCTGGCGTCGGACCGCCCGCTCATCGAGGACACGGTGGAGCGCATCCTCCCGCTCGTCCCCCAGGAGCGGCTGCGCATCCTCACCGGCGCGCACCTGGCGGGGCCCATCCTGTCCGCACTGCCGCGTCTGGGCGACGGGAACCTGCTGCTGGAGCCGCGCGCCGCCGGCACCGCGCCCGTCCTCGCCTGGGCTGCCGCCGAGTTGGAGCGCCGCGACCCCGACGCGGTGATGGTCTCGCTCCACGCCGACCACGTCATCGCCCCCGCGTCCGCCTTCCGCGAGCTGATCGCGCGCGCGGCCGACCTGGCGGTGGAGCACGGGCGGCTCTTCACCATCGGCGTGCCGCCCACGCGCGCGGAGACGGGCTTCGGCTACATCCGCCAGGGCGACGCGCTGGAGTCCGAGTCCGCCGGCGACCCCGGCTACCGCGTGGCGCGCTTCGTGGAGAAGCCGGACCGGGAGACGGCCGAGGGCTACGTCGCCAGCGGCGAGTACCTGTGGAACACGGGGCTCTTCGTGTGGCGCGCGGCCGACCTGCTGGACCAGATCGAGCGGCATACCCCGGAGATGGCCGAGCTGATCCCCATCCTCCGCGAGGGCGGGACGGAGGAGTTCTTCCGCCGCACCCCCAGCCTGTCCATAGACGAGGGGCTGCTGGAGCGGTCGGACAAGGTGGGCGTCGTGCGCGCGACGTTCGACTGGGACGACGTGGGCGCGTGGGACGCCGTGGCCCGCACCCGCCCGCTCGACGAGGCCGGCAACGTGGTGCTGGGAGACGCCCACGCGGTTGACTCCACGGGCTCCATCCTGTATGCGGACGACGGTCCGATCGTTGCGTTCGGCGTGGACGATCTGGTGGTGGTGCGCACGCACGGCGTGACCTTCGTGGCGCGCCGCGACCGCTGCGCAGACCTCAAGTCCATGCTCGCCCGCATCCCCGGCGAGCTGCGCAACCTGGCCTGA
- a CDS encoding HAMP domain-containing sensor histidine kinase, with amino-acid sequence MAALILLWYLVYTQFLVRSMRRDAVIHSRIYVRILAGLNDPSEKAPLQTLLDLSGEVQQLGLPIVVTDDQGVPAYSANLPFKADLTREADVRRVMEYARELGRINPPIVEPGLGTTYFGDPPTVTALRWIPWLQVGALMGLLVTAWWNVRHNQRTERERIWAAMARESAHQMGTPLSSLAGWVEILRLPPEEREGMATLPVVAAEMEADLDRLEKVARRFEWIGRPVQKDAVDLRTLLRVLERYVRVRLPQLGRSVEMHVDLPDDVPAVLGNAILLEWALENLVKNALDALAGSGGNIHITADARDDKRVVLRVADDGPGVSAAVRPRIFEPGVSTKKGGWGVGLSLARRIVEDVHGGRLLLATTERGATFEMILPRAE; translated from the coding sequence ATGGCGGCGCTCATCCTCCTCTGGTATTTGGTCTACACGCAGTTCCTGGTGCGCAGCATGCGCCGGGACGCGGTGATCCATTCCCGCATCTACGTCCGCATCCTCGCGGGCCTGAACGACCCGTCCGAGAAGGCGCCGCTGCAGACGCTGCTGGACCTCTCCGGCGAGGTGCAGCAGCTCGGGCTTCCCATCGTGGTGACCGACGACCAGGGCGTGCCCGCGTACAGCGCGAACCTTCCCTTCAAGGCCGACCTGACGCGCGAGGCCGACGTGCGGCGGGTGATGGAGTACGCCCGCGAGCTGGGCCGCATCAACCCGCCCATCGTGGAGCCGGGGCTGGGCACCACGTACTTCGGCGACCCGCCCACGGTCACGGCGCTGCGGTGGATCCCCTGGCTGCAGGTGGGCGCGCTGATGGGCCTGCTCGTGACGGCGTGGTGGAACGTGCGCCACAACCAGCGTACCGAGCGCGAGCGCATATGGGCGGCGATGGCGCGGGAGTCCGCCCACCAGATGGGTACGCCGCTGTCGTCCCTTGCGGGCTGGGTGGAGATCCTGCGTCTGCCCCCCGAGGAGCGCGAGGGAATGGCGACGCTGCCCGTGGTGGCGGCCGAGATGGAGGCCGACCTGGACCGGCTGGAGAAGGTGGCGCGCCGCTTCGAATGGATCGGGCGGCCGGTGCAGAAGGACGCGGTGGACCTGCGCACGCTCCTGCGCGTGCTGGAGCGCTACGTGCGCGTGCGCCTGCCGCAGCTGGGCCGCAGCGTGGAGATGCACGTGGACCTGCCGGACGACGTGCCGGCGGTGCTGGGCAACGCGATCCTGCTGGAGTGGGCGCTGGAGAACCTGGTGAAGAACGCGCTCGACGCGCTGGCCGGCTCCGGCGGCAACATCCACATCACCGCCGACGCGCGCGACGACAAGCGCGTGGTGCTGCGCGTGGCGGATGACGGGCCCGGCGTGTCGGCGGCGGTGCGGCCCCGCATCTTCGAACCCGGCGTATCCACCAAGAAAGGCGGGTGGGGCGTGGGCCTCTCGCTCGCCCGGCGCATCGTGGAGGACGTGCACGGCGGCCGCCTCCTTCTCGCCACCACCGAGCGCGGCGCCACCTTCGAGATGATCCTGCCGCGCGCCGAGTGA
- a CDS encoding MBL fold metallo-hydrolase — protein sequence MKVTLLGSGSRGNSILVECGDVRLLVDAGFSGRDLERRLAAVEVDPDSLTALLITHDHGDHTRGMGVAARRWGIPLYLTEPTRVACSGLLDGTEDVRPYTSAEPVEFGGLVVTPFLTVHDAVDPVAVTVTERETGEKLGIATDLGRATATVRHALRECHMLVLESNHDEILLRESPYPWSVKARIGGSHGHLSNRAAAELARELYHDELCTVILAHLSEQANDPNLASEVVGDALARLRYRGLVHVAPQHTPMEPIDVTRLRRLRLPAQTSLF from the coding sequence TTGAAGGTCACCCTGCTGGGAAGCGGCAGCCGCGGCAACTCGATCCTGGTCGAGTGCGGAGACGTGCGGCTGCTGGTGGACGCGGGCTTCAGCGGGCGCGACCTGGAGCGCCGCCTTGCGGCCGTGGAAGTCGATCCCGATTCGCTCACGGCGCTGCTGATCACGCACGACCACGGCGACCACACTCGCGGCATGGGCGTGGCGGCGCGCCGCTGGGGCATCCCCCTCTACCTCACCGAGCCCACGCGCGTGGCGTGCAGCGGCCTGCTGGACGGCACCGAAGACGTGCGCCCGTACACCTCGGCCGAGCCGGTGGAGTTCGGGGGCCTCGTCGTCACGCCCTTCCTCACCGTGCACGACGCGGTGGATCCGGTCGCCGTGACGGTCACCGAGCGTGAGACGGGCGAGAAGCTGGGCATCGCCACCGACCTGGGCCGCGCCACCGCGACCGTGCGCCACGCCCTGCGCGAGTGCCATATGCTCGTCCTGGAATCCAACCACGACGAGATCCTGCTGCGCGAGAGCCCGTATCCGTGGTCGGTGAAGGCGCGCATCGGCGGCAGCCACGGCCACCTCTCCAACCGCGCCGCCGCCGAGCTCGCCCGCGAACTCTACCACGACGAGCTGTGCACCGTGATCCTAGCGCACCTTAGCGAGCAGGCGAACGACCCGAACCTCGCGTCCGAGGTCGTGGGTGATGCCCTCGCACGCCTGCGCTACCGCGGCCTCGTGCACGTCGCGCCCCA
- the serS gene encoding serine--tRNA ligase, which translates to MLDIRLIRQDADGVRARLAVRGKAGETDGMVDAALALDSERRGLIAEGDELKARRNAVSGEVGARKKRGESADDLVAEMRDVNDRIKSGDARLGDVEGELERLLLSIPNTPHETVPEGGEESNATVREWGEKRAFGFAPRPHWELAAELGMLDLAAGAKVAGSGFPAYRGLGARLQRALISFMLDLHTAEHGYVEVETPFLASRAAMTGTSQLPKFEDDAYRIESDDLFLIPTAEVPVTNLHRDELLDGARLPIAYTAYSPCFRREAGAAGKDTRGLLRLHQFDKVEMVRFERPEASDEALERLTGHAERVLQLLGLPYRVLLLAGGDLGFGSAKTYDLEVWAPGVDKYLEVSSCSNFRDFQARRAGIRFRPEQGAKPEFVHTLNGSGVALPRTVVAIIENGQQDDGSVLLPEVLHRYMGTDRITR; encoded by the coding sequence ATGCTCGACATCCGGCTGATCCGGCAGGATGCGGACGGGGTCCGCGCGCGGCTGGCCGTGCGCGGCAAGGCGGGCGAGACGGACGGGATGGTCGATGCGGCGCTGGCGCTGGACTCGGAGCGCCGCGGCCTGATCGCCGAGGGCGACGAGCTGAAGGCGCGCCGCAACGCCGTGTCCGGCGAGGTGGGCGCCCGCAAGAAGCGCGGCGAGAGCGCCGACGACCTGGTGGCGGAGATGCGGGACGTGAACGACCGCATCAAGTCTGGCGACGCGCGGCTGGGCGACGTGGAGGGCGAGCTGGAGAGGCTGCTGCTCAGCATTCCCAACACCCCGCACGAGACGGTGCCGGAGGGCGGGGAAGAGAGCAACGCGACCGTGCGCGAGTGGGGCGAGAAGCGCGCGTTCGGCTTCGCGCCGCGCCCGCACTGGGAGCTGGCGGCGGAGCTGGGGATGCTGGACCTCGCCGCCGGGGCCAAGGTGGCCGGCAGCGGCTTCCCGGCGTACCGCGGCCTGGGCGCCCGCCTCCAGCGCGCCCTCATCTCCTTCATGCTCGACCTGCACACGGCCGAGCACGGCTACGTGGAGGTGGAGACGCCGTTCCTGGCCTCGCGCGCGGCGATGACGGGCACCTCGCAGCTTCCCAAGTTCGAGGACGACGCCTACCGCATCGAGTCCGACGACCTCTTCCTCATCCCCACCGCCGAGGTCCCGGTCACCAACCTGCACCGCGACGAGCTGCTGGACGGCGCGCGGCTCCCCATCGCCTACACCGCGTACTCGCCGTGCTTCCGGCGCGAGGCGGGCGCGGCGGGCAAGGACACACGCGGCCTGCTCCGCCTGCACCAGTTCGACAAGGTCGAGATGGTGCGCTTCGAGCGGCCCGAGGCGTCGGACGAGGCGCTGGAGCGGCTGACGGGCCACGCCGAGCGCGTGCTCCAGCTGCTGGGTCTGCCGTACCGCGTGCTGCTGCTGGCCGGCGGCGACCTGGGCTTCGGCAGCGCGAAGACGTATGACCTGGAGGTGTGGGCGCCGGGCGTGGACAAGTACCTGGAAGTCTCCAGCTGCTCCAATTTCCGCGACTTCCAGGCGCGCCGCGCGGGCATCCGCTTCCGCCCGGAGCAGGGCGCGAAGCCGGAGTTCGTGCACACGCTCAACGGCAGCGGCGTGGCCCTGCCGCGCACCGTCGTCGCGATCATCGAGAACGGCCAGCAGGACGACGGCTCGGTGCTGCTGCCCGAGGTGCTGCACCGCTACATGGGCACGGACCGCATCACCCGCTGA
- a CDS encoding M1 family metallopeptidase, translating to MRTRPLLDLVRPFSTRACFAAAVALPLAATTASAQLYVPRAVKEAYAKGTRTVSGRPGASYWQNHARYSITVDAAPAQRTVRGTEQITYVNNSPDTLKSLNFKLFINIHKPGAPRAGGASEEYLTPGTQIDAFAVNGQPTRWPGNANTFTNQQVRLPSPLMPHDSVRLSFDWHYQASVEAGREGMLDSTTLFLAYFYPRVAVYDDYEGWDTMPFNDRQEFYSDFNDYDVTVRVPANYVVWGTGTLTNPAAVLQPEPLQRYQRSLTSDEVVRVASGAEIAAGRVTAAAPTNEWHFRASNIPDVTFAIGNHYDWDATSVLVDDAAHRRASVQSAYNDTAADFHYMASWGRLALDYFSHQWPGVPYPYEKSTIVQGSADMEYPMMVNDGSNQDTTFSRFVAEHEIAHTYFPFYMGINETRYAFMDEGWATTLEYLINQRNLGPEKAAGFFKEFRVDRWIQDPSPVQDLPIVTPADVLGGSAYGNNAYGKAALGYLAVKDMLGDAAFKRALHAYMSRWNGKHPLPWDFFNTFNDVSGRNLDWFWSNWYFTNNYIDLAVRGATKTAAGYSVHIDNVGGMVAPFDLRLRYRDGTTETVHQTSLVWERNQKQATISVPTGKVLASIQADGGIWEDATPADNTWQAR from the coding sequence GTGAGAACGAGACCGTTGCTCGACCTCGTCCGCCCGTTTTCGACCCGCGCATGCTTCGCCGCTGCCGTCGCGCTGCCCCTCGCCGCGACGACGGCTTCGGCGCAGCTGTACGTGCCGCGGGCCGTGAAGGAGGCGTACGCGAAGGGCACCCGCACCGTGAGCGGCCGGCCGGGCGCGAGCTACTGGCAGAACCACGCGCGCTACTCCATCACGGTGGACGCGGCGCCGGCCCAGCGCACCGTGCGCGGGACGGAGCAGATCACGTACGTGAACAACAGCCCGGACACGCTGAAGTCGCTGAATTTCAAGCTGTTCATCAACATCCACAAACCCGGCGCCCCGCGTGCCGGCGGCGCGAGCGAGGAATACCTCACGCCGGGCACGCAGATCGACGCCTTCGCGGTCAACGGGCAGCCCACGCGCTGGCCGGGCAACGCGAACACCTTCACCAACCAGCAGGTGCGGCTTCCCTCGCCGCTGATGCCGCACGACTCGGTGCGCCTGTCGTTCGACTGGCACTACCAGGCGTCGGTAGAGGCGGGGCGCGAGGGGATGCTGGACTCCACGACGCTGTTCCTGGCGTACTTCTACCCGCGCGTGGCCGTCTACGACGACTACGAGGGGTGGGACACGATGCCGTTCAACGACCGGCAGGAGTTCTACAGCGACTTCAACGACTACGACGTGACGGTTCGCGTGCCCGCCAACTACGTGGTGTGGGGCACGGGCACGCTCACCAACCCCGCGGCGGTGCTCCAGCCGGAGCCGCTCCAGCGCTACCAGCGCTCGCTCACGTCCGACGAGGTGGTGCGCGTCGCCAGCGGCGCTGAGATCGCGGCGGGGCGCGTGACGGCCGCGGCGCCCACGAACGAGTGGCACTTCCGCGCGAGCAACATCCCCGACGTGACGTTCGCCATCGGCAACCACTACGACTGGGACGCCACGAGCGTGCTGGTGGACGACGCCGCGCACCGGCGGGCAAGCGTGCAGTCGGCGTACAACGACACGGCCGCGGACTTCCACTACATGGCGAGCTGGGGCCGCCTGGCGCTCGACTACTTCTCGCACCAGTGGCCGGGCGTGCCGTACCCGTACGAGAAGTCGACCATCGTGCAGGGCTCCGCCGACATGGAGTACCCGATGATGGTCAACGACGGCTCCAACCAGGACACCACCTTCTCTCGCTTCGTGGCCGAGCACGAGATCGCGCACACGTACTTCCCCTTCTACATGGGGATCAACGAGACGCGCTACGCCTTTATGGACGAGGGCTGGGCGACCACGCTGGAGTACCTCATCAACCAGAGGAACTTGGGCCCGGAGAAGGCGGCGGGCTTCTTCAAGGAGTTCCGCGTGGACCGCTGGATCCAGGATCCGTCGCCGGTGCAGGACCTGCCGATCGTGACCCCGGCCGACGTGCTGGGCGGCTCGGCGTACGGCAACAACGCGTACGGCAAGGCGGCGCTCGGCTATCTCGCCGTGAAGGACATGCTGGGCGATGCGGCGTTCAAGCGCGCGCTCCATGCGTACATGTCGCGCTGGAACGGCAAGCACCCGCTGCCGTGGGACTTCTTCAACACGTTCAACGACGTGAGCGGGCGCAACCTGGACTGGTTCTGGAGTAACTGGTACTTCACCAACAACTACATCGACCTGGCGGTGCGTGGCGCCACGAAGACCGCCGCCGGCTACTCGGTCCACATCGACAACGTGGGCGGGATGGTGGCGCCCTTCGACCTGCGCCTCCGCTACCGCGACGGCACGACCGAGACCGTGCACCAGACCTCGCTGGTGTGGGAGCGCAACCAGAAGCAGGCGACCATCTCCGTCCCCACCGGGAAGGTGCTGGCGTCGATCCAGGCGGACGGCGGGATCTGGGAGGACGCCACGCCCGCGGACAACACCTGGCAGGCGCGGTAG
- a CDS encoding putative sugar nucleotidyl transferase, which translates to MPDLALILFDDDVAQGWEPFALTRPAGELRFGALLLRERAERVFGARCAAHLAAEHLIGFDEAGAPPVLGIGDAPGDGDRLFLSSRAVPAWGSGQVWRERRGGAGPVLIGDEVVGWFAPAGAPAPAREFLLDPPTMLDRTGAVQLGGRVLTRVWELMSATPDQIATDVAALFPGVDETRLPEGSFRFGPHALVLGDGVTIEPGVVFDLTAGPVWLDDGVTVRALTRLAGPAYVGPGSSVLGGTLESCSIGAVCRIRGEFAESVCLSYVNKAHDGHIGHAYLGSWVNLGAMTTNSDLKNNYGTVRLWQPGGEVDTGEIKVGCFLGDHVKTGIGLLLNTGTVIGAGSNLYGAEMPPKYVPPFSWGTGSDLSAYREDKFMEVAERAMARRKVVLSAPARDLLRRAWNRGRVGTD; encoded by the coding sequence ATGCCCGACCTCGCCCTGATCCTGTTCGACGACGACGTGGCGCAGGGCTGGGAGCCCTTTGCCCTCACCCGCCCCGCCGGCGAGCTGCGCTTCGGCGCGCTGCTGCTGCGCGAGCGGGCCGAGCGCGTGTTCGGCGCCCGCTGCGCCGCTCACCTCGCCGCCGAGCATCTCATCGGCTTCGACGAGGCGGGGGCGCCGCCGGTGCTGGGGATCGGCGACGCGCCGGGGGACGGGGACCGGCTTTTCCTCTCGTCGCGCGCGGTGCCGGCGTGGGGGAGCGGGCAGGTCTGGCGCGAGCGCCGCGGCGGGGCGGGCCCGGTGCTCATCGGCGACGAGGTCGTGGGCTGGTTCGCGCCCGCGGGTGCGCCCGCGCCCGCGCGCGAGTTCCTGCTCGATCCGCCGACCATGCTCGACCGCACCGGCGCCGTGCAGCTCGGCGGTCGCGTGCTCACGCGCGTGTGGGAGCTGATGTCCGCCACGCCGGACCAGATCGCGACCGACGTGGCCGCGCTCTTCCCCGGCGTGGACGAGACGCGCCTGCCCGAGGGCTCGTTCCGCTTCGGGCCGCACGCGCTCGTGCTGGGGGACGGCGTGACCATCGAGCCGGGCGTCGTCTTCGACCTCACCGCCGGGCCCGTATGGCTGGACGACGGCGTGACGGTGCGGGCGCTCACGCGGCTCGCCGGGCCGGCGTACGTCGGCCCTGGATCGTCCGTGCTGGGCGGCACGCTGGAGTCGTGCTCCATCGGCGCGGTGTGCCGCATCCGCGGGGAGTTTGCGGAGAGCGTCTGCCTGTCGTACGTGAACAAGGCGCACGACGGGCACATCGGCCACGCGTACCTGGGCAGCTGGGTGAACCTGGGGGCGATGACCACCAACAGCGACCTCAAGAACAACTACGGCACCGTGCGCCTGTGGCAGCCAGGCGGGGAGGTGGACACCGGCGAGATCAAGGTGGGCTGCTTCCTGGGCGACCACGTGAAGACCGGCATCGGCCTGCTGCTTAACACCGGCACGGTGATCGGCGCGGGAAGCAACCTGTACGGGGCCGAGATGCCGCCCAAGTACGTGCCGCCCTTCAGCTGGGGAACCGGGAGCGACCTCTCGGCGTACCGGGAAGACAAGTTCATGGAGGTCGCCGAGCGCGCAATGGCCCGCCGCAAGGTCGTCCTCTCCGCCCCCGCTCGCGACCTCCTCCGCCGCGCCTGGAACCGAGGCCGCGTGGGAACGGACTGA